One stretch of Vulgatibacter sp. DNA includes these proteins:
- a CDS encoding prepilin peptidase, whose amino-acid sequence MAPEAAAWVLGALLLGSLGVSLVTDLRARRIPNAVTLPAFALALLARGLLVGWEGPYGLGSGLVGAVVAFAPFFLLAWMGGMGMGDVKLAAVVGACVGWERILAVLFCIALVGGVQGVIALLWSRLPRRQAGPRTVAEPGPQLRRVTVPYGVAIAFGTAWALVWPVLGS is encoded by the coding sequence ATGGCCCCGGAGGCTGCGGCCTGGGTGCTCGGCGCCCTGCTTCTCGGCAGCCTCGGGGTGTCGCTGGTCACCGACCTGCGCGCCCGCCGGATCCCCAACGCGGTGACGCTGCCGGCCTTCGCGCTGGCGCTCCTCGCCCGCGGCCTCCTCGTCGGCTGGGAGGGGCCGTATGGCCTGGGCAGCGGCCTCGTCGGCGCGGTGGTCGCCTTCGCCCCCTTCTTCCTCCTCGCTTGGATGGGCGGGATGGGGATGGGCGACGTGAAGCTCGCCGCCGTGGTCGGCGCCTGCGTCGGCTGGGAGCGGATCCTCGCGGTGCTCTTCTGCATCGCGCTGGTCGGCGGCGTCCAGGGCGTGATCGCGCTCCTCTGGTCCCGCCTCCCGCGCCGCCAGGCCGGGCCCCGCACGGTGGCGGAGCCTGGCCCGCAGCTGCGGCGGGTGACGGTTCCCTACGGCGTGGCGATCGCGTTCGGTACCGCGTGGGCGCTGGTGTGGCCCGTGCTCGGCTCCTGA
- a CDS encoding ATPase, T2SS/T4P/T4SS family — protein MELLLHVREGGGTRVVRPGQATIRIGRDADNELVIPVAAVSKRHALLRWQGGGGTLEDLGSRNGTRVNGAPVVGVVAVVPGDEIEIGPALVQVAPATDAAERAGFRKRVHDELLVRLDLRRLDPDAIGAAELRRRTDRILGEILEAWRDEVPEGAAAGLRREVLDEALGLGPLEPLLADETVSEILVNRADQIYVERAGRLELAPQRFSSDRAVLAVIERIVSPIGRRIDESSPLVDARLPDGSRVHAIVPPLALKGPCLTIRKFRREPLRVEELVASGAMSPQLAAFLELAVRARRNVVIAGGTGSGKTTLLNVLTGFVPERERIITVEDAAELQVRQPHWVQLEARPANLEGQGAIGIRELVRNCLRMRPDRIVVGECRGGEALDMLQAMNTGHDGSLTTLHANGPREALARLETLCLLSGVELPVRAIRDQIARAVHLVVQQARFPDGSRRITHVCELTGMEGEVIALQELFRWDRQGGGRHVATGFVPRFVEELRQQGEVIDPAIFAREG, from the coding sequence ATGGAGCTTCTCCTCCACGTTCGTGAAGGCGGCGGAACGCGGGTGGTACGGCCTGGGCAGGCCACGATCCGCATCGGGCGCGACGCGGACAACGAGCTGGTGATCCCGGTGGCGGCGGTGTCGAAGCGCCACGCGCTCCTGCGCTGGCAGGGCGGCGGGGGAACGCTCGAGGACCTCGGCTCGCGGAACGGAACCCGGGTGAACGGCGCGCCGGTGGTGGGCGTGGTGGCGGTCGTGCCCGGGGACGAAATCGAGATCGGGCCGGCGCTGGTGCAGGTCGCTCCCGCCACCGACGCAGCGGAAAGGGCGGGCTTCCGCAAGCGGGTGCACGACGAGCTGCTGGTGCGGCTCGACCTGCGCCGCCTCGATCCGGACGCGATCGGCGCAGCGGAGCTCCGGCGCCGCACCGATCGGATCCTCGGCGAGATCCTCGAGGCCTGGAGGGACGAGGTGCCGGAAGGCGCTGCGGCCGGGCTTCGCCGCGAGGTCCTCGACGAGGCGCTGGGGCTCGGGCCCCTCGAGCCGCTCCTCGCCGACGAGACGGTGAGCGAGATCCTCGTGAACCGCGCCGACCAGATCTACGTCGAGCGGGCAGGGCGCCTCGAGCTCGCGCCGCAGCGCTTCTCCTCGGACCGGGCGGTGCTGGCGGTGATCGAGCGGATCGTCTCGCCGATCGGCCGGCGCATCGACGAATCCTCGCCGCTGGTGGACGCGCGCCTCCCCGACGGTTCCCGCGTCCACGCGATCGTGCCGCCGCTCGCGCTCAAGGGACCCTGCCTCACCATCCGCAAATTCCGCCGGGAACCGCTGCGGGTGGAGGAGCTGGTGGCCTCCGGTGCGATGAGCCCGCAGCTCGCGGCCTTCCTCGAGCTGGCGGTGCGGGCGCGGCGCAACGTGGTGATCGCCGGCGGGACCGGATCGGGAAAGACCACGCTCCTCAACGTGCTCACCGGCTTCGTGCCGGAGCGGGAGCGGATCATCACCGTGGAGGACGCCGCGGAGCTGCAGGTTCGGCAGCCGCATTGGGTGCAGCTCGAGGCCCGGCCCGCCAACCTCGAGGGGCAGGGGGCGATCGGGATCCGGGAGCTGGTCCGCAACTGCCTCCGCATGCGGCCCGATCGGATCGTCGTCGGCGAGTGCCGTGGCGGTGAGGCCCTCGACATGCTCCAGGCGATGAACACCGGCCACGACGGCTCGCTCACCACGCTCCACGCCAACGGGCCGCGGGAGGCATTGGCGCGCCTCGAGACGTTGTGCCTGCTCTCCGGCGTCGAGCTGCCGGTGCGGGCGATCCGGGATCAGATCGCCCGGGCGGTCCACCTCGTGGTGCAGCAGGCGCGCTTTCCCGATGGGAGCCGGCGGATCACCCACGTCTGCGAGCTCACCGGGATGGAGGGCGAGGTGATCGCGCTGCAGGAGCTCTTCCGCTGGGACCGACAGGGTGGCGGCAGGCACGTGGCTACTGGGTTCGTCCCGCGCTTCGTGGAGGAGCTGCGGCAACAGGGCGAGGTGATCGATCCGGCGATCTTCGCCCGGGAGGGGTGA
- a CDS encoding FHA domain-containing protein: MIETNEASSTREVAIADHLWATLETMSREMATPVDVLLGQAIFTFARFNGYLGSLRQGAERGGGAEVTGAPSAATVFETAGPRSAAAAPVAAEAPPPVPRSISSVPAGPPPVIRPAEQRREAAAAGLVLRDDNGASFVVEGERFVIGRGKHCNLVIDSTRISREHAAIVREGGGWFIEDLGSSNGTWFDKQRIDRRRIADGDEFFVCSERLRCLVR, from the coding sequence ATGATCGAAACGAACGAGGCCAGCTCGACCCGCGAGGTCGCCATCGCCGACCATCTCTGGGCGACCCTGGAGACGATGTCCCGCGAGATGGCGACGCCGGTCGACGTCCTGCTCGGGCAGGCGATCTTCACCTTCGCCCGCTTCAACGGCTACCTCGGCTCGCTGCGCCAGGGCGCCGAGCGGGGCGGCGGCGCCGAGGTGACGGGGGCGCCCTCCGCAGCCACGGTCTTCGAGACCGCCGGGCCGCGCAGCGCAGCCGCCGCCCCCGTCGCCGCCGAAGCGCCGCCGCCGGTTCCGCGCAGCATCTCCTCGGTTCCCGCGGGACCGCCGCCGGTCATCCGTCCCGCCGAGCAGCGGCGGGAGGCAGCAGCTGCCGGCCTGGTCCTCCGGGACGACAACGGGGCGAGCTTCGTGGTCGAGGGGGAGCGCTTCGTCATCGGCCGCGGCAAGCATTGCAATCTGGTGATCGACTCCACCCGGATCTCCCGCGAGCACGCGGCGATCGTCCGGGAGGGGGGCGGCTGGTTCATCGAGGACCTCGGCTCCTCCAACGGTACCTGGTTCGACAAGCAGCGGATCGACCGGCGGCGGATCGCGGACGGCGACGAATTCTTCGTCTGCTCCGAACGGCTCCGCTGCCTGGTGCGCTGA
- a CDS encoding WD40/YVTN/BNR-like repeat-containing protein: protein MIRSRSMLYVCAALVAAGCTDAGGSVEGSLVPAAGGSGGAGGNPGGSGGGEAGSGGGGGDAGSGGAGGAAGSGGAGGAIAPETWIPTSGPKGVQGMYLHGTDAGTLLARTPLDLRRSTDGGITWSVVDRAQPLPDYIGEEVNGTLYGINLVDDQLLASSDEGATWAVRSSGWKVSLPIAGPQHALWTTVHYAAGMPPMVRTSSDGGITWTDLTSLPAMGWLFDAAGGHLFTHYDQEMRVSIDGVNWTAHPLPQSMRARIRAYDGSHFAALLDGTIVRSDDGGQTWVSDDPSGLPRDEIHPVCGTYLVGSTLYALDGSGVYERGASGWNRVGPLRNGHCATATGGGTLWVFDVTSGDLVRWDTAANAWMEVPVASANRGLKAFAGNVAVLFASDSYRRTFRSTDGGASWSSIPGVHLRLIEPLGGSNWIGHSERDGVMSSSDDGATWQLLDADRWAYGFAMVGSELFVGLGHDLQRSSDGGATWTSLSANLPGSNGSPDVGRLVADGANLFALGARQTWRSTDAGGTFTTVSDGTFSLGRIVRSGTRLIGIGEMLHGTPDVGAMDVWHSADDGLTWQRQHVTLPGTPTSAVVVDGELLVTLVRPGWEYERQVFHHVWRSSDDGITWQTFGQELPGPPLALVLTEEHLYVGVDGAGVWKLPLP from the coding sequence ATGATTCGGTCGAGGTCGATGCTGTACGTGTGCGCGGCGCTCGTCGCCGCGGGATGTACCGATGCCGGCGGTTCGGTCGAGGGGTCGCTCGTGCCTGCAGCCGGCGGAAGCGGCGGTGCCGGCGGGAATCCGGGTGGCAGCGGTGGCGGCGAAGCGGGCAGCGGAGGCGGCGGCGGCGATGCGGGGAGCGGAGGCGCCGGCGGCGCGGCGGGGAGCGGAGGCGCCGGCGGCGCGATCGCCCCGGAAACCTGGATCCCGACGAGCGGCCCGAAGGGCGTGCAGGGGATGTACCTGCACGGCACCGACGCCGGTACCCTCCTGGCCAGGACGCCCCTGGATCTCCGCCGCTCCACCGATGGCGGGATCACCTGGAGCGTCGTCGACAGGGCGCAGCCACTGCCCGACTACATCGGGGAGGAGGTGAACGGCACCCTCTACGGCATCAACCTGGTGGACGACCAGCTGTTGGCCTCCTCGGACGAGGGCGCCACCTGGGCGGTGCGCAGCAGCGGGTGGAAGGTGAGTCTGCCGATTGCGGGCCCGCAACATGCGCTTTGGACCACGGTGCACTACGCCGCGGGGATGCCGCCGATGGTACGGACCAGCAGCGACGGCGGCATCACCTGGACCGATCTCACCTCGCTCCCAGCGATGGGGTGGCTCTTCGATGCAGCGGGAGGACACCTCTTCACCCACTACGACCAGGAGATGCGCGTCTCGATCGACGGGGTGAATTGGACCGCGCACCCCCTCCCGCAATCCATGCGGGCGCGCATCCGCGCGTACGACGGCAGCCACTTCGCCGCCCTCCTCGACGGCACCATCGTCCGCTCCGACGACGGCGGGCAGACGTGGGTCTCCGACGATCCATCGGGCCTCCCGCGCGACGAGATCCACCCGGTCTGCGGAACCTACCTCGTCGGTTCGACGCTCTATGCGCTCGACGGCAGTGGCGTCTACGAACGTGGCGCCTCCGGCTGGAACCGCGTCGGCCCGCTCAGGAATGGCCACTGCGCCACCGCTACGGGCGGCGGCACGCTGTGGGTCTTCGACGTGACGAGCGGTGATCTGGTCCGGTGGGACACCGCCGCCAACGCCTGGATGGAGGTCCCTGTCGCCTCGGCCAACCGCGGGCTGAAGGCCTTCGCTGGCAACGTCGCGGTCCTCTTCGCCTCCGACTCCTACCGCCGCACCTTCCGCTCCACGGACGGAGGCGCCAGCTGGTCGTCGATCCCCGGGGTGCACCTGCGGCTGATCGAGCCGCTGGGAGGCAGCAACTGGATCGGCCACTCCGAGCGGGACGGTGTGATGTCCAGCTCCGACGACGGCGCGACCTGGCAGCTGCTGGACGCCGATCGCTGGGCGTACGGCTTTGCGATGGTGGGGAGCGAGCTCTTCGTCGGACTGGGGCACGATCTCCAGCGCTCGAGCGACGGTGGCGCCACCTGGACCTCGCTCAGCGCCAACCTGCCCGGCAGCAACGGCAGTCCCGACGTCGGTCGCCTCGTCGCGGACGGCGCGAACCTCTTCGCGCTCGGGGCCCGCCAGACGTGGCGCAGCACCGACGCGGGGGGAACGTTCACCACGGTCTCCGACGGCACCTTCAGCCTCGGCAGGATCGTCCGCAGCGGCACGCGCCTGATCGGCATCGGCGAGATGCTCCACGGCACCCCAGACGTGGGCGCGATGGACGTCTGGCACTCGGCAGACGACGGGCTCACCTGGCAGCGCCAGCATGTCACGCTCCCCGGCACACCTACCTCGGCGGTGGTGGTCGACGGCGAGTTGCTCGTGACGCTGGTCCGCCCCGGGTGGGAGTACGAGCGGCAGGTCTTCCACCACGTCTGGCGGAGCAGTGACGACGGCATCACCTGGCAGACGTTCGGCCAGGAGCTGCCGGGGCCTCCGCTCGCACTGGTGCTGACCGAGGAGCACCTCTACGTCGGCGTCGACGGCGCCGGCGTCTGGAAGCTGCCCCTGCCGTGA
- a CDS encoding pilus assembly protein N-terminal domain-containing protein has product MGRYAAGLLLVVAIALPAAASAEEILLGVGAQRVLTAPGGIERISVGDPEIADVKPLGSDQVLVLAGKPGRTTLLVWRKGGRRDSHAVVVRHGTLDHTVDEIRALLADREGISVRSVGDRILLEGDALTAEDHRRVEQVVGLYPGVRSFVRVAPAARRVVAQHLTAAFAEAGLPGVRALVVGSTTFLEGTVESEAELEKAALIARALGERVENLVQVGLRRMVLSEVHFVELRRASLLNLGVKLPVEAVGTAQASATLTGPLAMAHGATAGTWDASAAAAAGFSLRAALDSGEGRLLAQPKLVCASGESAEFLAGGEVPLPLVTANSSAVDYKPYGIVLRIKPIADRDGNISTEIEAEVSELDRSVAVAVGPDNSVPGFRNRRVRTRVTVKSGETIVLSGVFSRDEQKNVSKVPVLGHIPILGELFKQRAVDDVERELVVFVTPRLVAAGDEASDSLIGDLKRRYEEENVGVELLD; this is encoded by the coding sequence ATGGGCCGCTACGCAGCCGGGTTGTTACTCGTCGTCGCCATTGCCCTTCCCGCAGCAGCCTCCGCAGAGGAGATCCTCCTCGGCGTCGGCGCGCAGCGGGTCCTCACCGCGCCCGGCGGCATCGAGCGGATCTCGGTGGGCGACCCCGAGATCGCCGACGTGAAGCCGCTGGGCAGCGATCAGGTCCTCGTCCTCGCAGGAAAGCCCGGTCGCACCACGCTCCTCGTCTGGCGCAAGGGCGGCAGGCGCGACAGCCACGCGGTGGTGGTGCGCCACGGCACCCTCGATCACACCGTCGACGAGATCCGGGCGCTCCTCGCCGATCGCGAGGGGATCTCGGTCCGCAGCGTCGGGGACCGGATCCTCCTCGAAGGTGATGCCCTCACCGCGGAGGACCACCGCCGGGTGGAGCAGGTGGTGGGGCTCTATCCCGGCGTCCGCTCCTTCGTCCGCGTCGCCCCTGCAGCCCGGCGGGTGGTGGCCCAGCACCTCACCGCGGCCTTCGCCGAAGCGGGCCTGCCCGGCGTCCGGGCCCTGGTGGTGGGCAGCACCACGTTCCTCGAGGGGACGGTGGAGAGCGAAGCCGAGCTGGAGAAGGCGGCGCTCATCGCCAGGGCCCTCGGTGAGCGGGTGGAGAACCTGGTGCAGGTGGGGCTGCGGCGGATGGTCCTCTCCGAGGTACACTTCGTCGAGCTGCGGCGGGCGAGCCTCCTCAACCTCGGGGTGAAGCTGCCGGTCGAAGCGGTGGGAACCGCGCAGGCGAGCGCCACGCTCACCGGGCCCCTGGCGATGGCGCACGGGGCGACGGCGGGTACGTGGGACGCCAGCGCCGCAGCCGCGGCGGGCTTCTCGCTGCGCGCTGCGCTCGACTCCGGCGAGGGCAGGCTCCTCGCCCAGCCGAAGCTGGTCTGCGCCTCCGGCGAGTCGGCGGAGTTTCTCGCAGGTGGCGAAGTGCCCCTGCCGCTCGTCACCGCCAACAGCAGCGCCGTCGACTACAAGCCCTACGGCATCGTCCTGCGGATCAAACCCATCGCCGATCGCGACGGGAACATCTCCACCGAGATCGAGGCGGAGGTCTCCGAGCTCGACCGATCGGTGGCGGTGGCGGTGGGGCCCGACAATTCGGTGCCCGGCTTCCGCAACCGGCGCGTGCGCACGAGGGTCACGGTGAAGAGCGGCGAGACGATCGTCCTCTCCGGCGTCTTCAGCAGGGACGAGCAGAAGAACGTATCCAAGGTGCCGGTGCTGGGGCACATCCCGATCCTCGGCGAGCTCTTCAAGCAGCGGGCGGTGGACGACGTGGAGCGGGAGCTCGTGGTCTTCGTCACGCCGCGGCTGGTGGCCGCAGGCGACGAGGCGAGCGACTCGCTCATCGGCGATCTGAAGCGCCGCTACGAGGAGGAGAACGTCGGCGTCGAGCTGCTCGACTAG
- a CDS encoding pyruvate, phosphate dikinase, with translation MDNHVFSFGDGRAQGYEAIPAGNEERKRILGGKGAGLAEMTAAGLPVPPGFTISTGACLLWQREGRLLAAIEAQMDEALALLERRMGKRLGDPANPLLVSVRSGAPKSMPGMMDTILNLGLNDGTVEGLVERTGNARFAYDAWRRFICMFADVVLGLPRRLFEEELHKARRARGVRQDHELDAETLRNKVVPAFLAVVKRGTGNDFPQDAREQLRLAMDAVFRSWNNPRAIDYRRQFHIPDDLGTAVNVQAMVFGNKGDASATGVGFTRDPGSGARLFFGEYLVNAQGEDVVAGIRTPQPIAALEEALPEAFGQLRAITSRLETHYRWPQDFEFTIEEGTLYMLQTRDAKCTARAAIRWAIDFLDAGLISEEEALLRVEPAALDQLLHPVFDHAARSRVKAATSGLPAGPGAATGHAVFTAADAVAYARKGRPAILVRAETSPDDIGGMIAAQGVLTATGGMTSHAAVVGRQLGKPCVVGAGSVEIDEGRRIARIGGATIREGDALSIDGATGEVFLAAIPTVPSEVIRGVQGRLSPEKSEVLRDYLRLMEIADRHRRLEVRANADQPKDAKAAFAFGARGIGLCRTEHMFFEGERIPVVQRMILAAPEGREGIVRLEAAKARCEASKGRGRKGDPRLLAEVRAIEAAHGDAIAAYLGALEELLPLQRADFAGLFEEMDGHPVTIRTLDPPLHEFLPRREELLVAREALRHGKKPEGWSKLEKSLKALGPVLGRKRLSRLELVEAVLHRVDELHEFNPMLGHRGCRLGITYPEITAMQARAIFEAAARCARRGIVVKPEIMIPLVGTVKELAEQKAIVQRVHAEVQAKKRVEIPLVVGTMIEVPRGALTADEIAKEAEFFSFGTNDLTQMTFGYSRDDAGRFIHGYVERQILSHDPFVTLDGGGVGKLVRIAAEGGRATRPEIKLGICGEHGGDPRSIELCHELGLAYVSCSPYRVPVARLAAAQAAVQEKRRAAPVAEDLPAAANDSEAGIPASAIATGPEIAALDIAVLPELPAGDLLRVAEAARGAATNAYPPQALDRELLRGDEGGADEV, from the coding sequence ATGGACAACCACGTGTTCTCGTTCGGTGACGGCAGGGCGCAGGGCTACGAGGCAATCCCCGCCGGGAACGAAGAGCGGAAGCGCATCCTCGGAGGCAAGGGAGCAGGGCTGGCGGAGATGACCGCCGCCGGCCTGCCCGTGCCCCCGGGCTTCACCATCTCCACCGGGGCCTGCCTGCTCTGGCAGCGGGAGGGCAGGCTCCTCGCTGCGATCGAGGCGCAGATGGACGAGGCCCTCGCCCTCCTCGAGCGGCGCATGGGCAAGCGGCTCGGCGATCCCGCCAACCCGCTCCTCGTCTCCGTCCGCTCCGGCGCGCCGAAGAGCATGCCGGGGATGATGGACACCATCCTGAACCTCGGCCTCAACGACGGGACGGTCGAGGGGCTGGTCGAGCGCACGGGCAATGCCCGCTTCGCCTACGACGCCTGGCGGCGCTTCATCTGCATGTTCGCCGACGTGGTCCTCGGCCTGCCGCGGCGCCTCTTCGAGGAGGAGCTCCACAAGGCCCGCCGTGCCCGCGGCGTGCGGCAGGACCACGAGCTCGACGCCGAGACGCTGCGCAACAAGGTGGTGCCCGCCTTCCTCGCCGTGGTGAAGCGGGGCACCGGCAACGACTTCCCGCAGGACGCACGCGAACAGCTCCGCCTCGCCATGGACGCGGTCTTCCGGAGCTGGAACAACCCGCGCGCCATCGACTACCGCAGGCAATTCCACATCCCCGACGACCTCGGCACCGCGGTGAACGTGCAGGCGATGGTCTTCGGCAACAAGGGCGACGCCTCCGCCACCGGCGTGGGCTTCACCCGGGACCCGGGCAGCGGCGCGCGCCTCTTCTTCGGCGAATACCTGGTCAACGCGCAGGGGGAGGACGTGGTGGCGGGCATTCGCACGCCGCAGCCGATCGCCGCGCTGGAGGAGGCGCTGCCGGAGGCCTTCGGCCAGCTCCGCGCGATCACCTCCCGCCTCGAGACCCACTACCGCTGGCCGCAGGATTTCGAGTTCACCATCGAGGAGGGGACGCTCTACATGCTCCAGACGCGCGACGCGAAGTGCACCGCGCGCGCGGCGATCCGCTGGGCCATCGACTTCCTCGACGCTGGGCTCATCTCCGAGGAGGAGGCGCTGCTGCGGGTCGAGCCCGCAGCCCTCGATCAGCTCCTCCACCCGGTCTTCGACCACGCCGCCAGGAGCCGGGTGAAGGCAGCCACGAGCGGCCTGCCCGCTGGCCCCGGCGCCGCCACCGGCCACGCGGTCTTCACCGCAGCCGACGCGGTGGCGTACGCGCGCAAGGGCAGGCCCGCGATCCTCGTCCGGGCGGAGACCAGCCCCGACGACATCGGCGGGATGATCGCGGCGCAGGGGGTGCTCACCGCCACCGGCGGCATGACCAGCCACGCGGCGGTGGTGGGCCGGCAGCTCGGCAAGCCCTGCGTCGTCGGCGCCGGTTCGGTGGAGATCGACGAGGGCAGGCGGATCGCCCGCATCGGCGGTGCCACCATCCGCGAGGGCGACGCGCTCTCGATCGACGGCGCCACCGGCGAGGTCTTCCTCGCGGCGATCCCCACCGTGCCCTCGGAGGTGATCCGCGGGGTGCAGGGGCGGCTTTCGCCGGAGAAGAGCGAGGTCCTCCGCGACTACCTGCGGCTGATGGAGATCGCCGATCGCCACCGCCGCCTCGAGGTGCGGGCCAACGCCGATCAGCCCAAGGACGCGAAGGCCGCCTTCGCGTTCGGCGCCAGGGGGATCGGCCTCTGCCGCACCGAGCACATGTTCTTCGAGGGCGAGCGGATCCCGGTGGTCCAGCGGATGATTCTCGCGGCGCCGGAGGGGCGCGAGGGGATCGTCCGCCTCGAAGCGGCGAAGGCGCGCTGCGAAGCCTCGAAGGGCAGGGGGCGCAAGGGCGATCCCCGGCTCCTCGCGGAGGTGCGGGCGATCGAAGCGGCGCACGGCGACGCCATCGCCGCCTACCTGGGAGCGCTGGAGGAGCTCCTCCCCCTGCAGCGGGCGGACTTCGCCGGCCTCTTCGAGGAGATGGACGGCCACCCCGTCACCATCCGCACCCTCGATCCGCCGCTCCACGAGTTCCTGCCCAGGCGCGAGGAGCTCCTCGTCGCCAGGGAGGCGCTGCGCCACGGCAAGAAGCCGGAAGGCTGGAGCAAGCTGGAGAAGAGCCTCAAGGCCCTCGGGCCGGTCCTCGGCAGAAAGCGCCTGTCGCGCCTCGAGCTGGTGGAGGCGGTGCTCCACCGGGTGGACGAGCTCCACGAGTTCAACCCGATGCTCGGCCACCGCGGTTGCCGCCTGGGGATCACCTACCCGGAAATCACGGCGATGCAGGCCCGGGCGATCTTCGAGGCGGCAGCGCGCTGCGCCAGGCGCGGCATCGTGGTCAAGCCGGAGATCATGATCCCGCTGGTCGGCACCGTGAAGGAGCTCGCCGAGCAGAAGGCGATCGTCCAGCGGGTCCACGCCGAGGTGCAGGCGAAGAAGCGGGTGGAGATCCCGCTGGTGGTGGGCACGATGATCGAGGTGCCCCGCGGCGCCCTCACCGCCGACGAGATCGCGAAGGAGGCCGAGTTCTTCTCCTTCGGCACCAACGACCTCACCCAGATGACCTTCGGCTACTCGCGGGACGACGCGGGACGGTTCATCCACGGCTACGTCGAACGGCAGATCCTTTCCCACGATCCCTTCGTCACCCTGGACGGCGGCGGTGTGGGCAAACTGGTCCGCATCGCGGCAGAGGGCGGCAGGGCCACCCGCCCCGAGATCAAGCTCGGCATCTGCGGCGAGCACGGCGGCGACCCCCGCTCGATCGAGCTCTGCCACGAGCTCGGCCTGGCCTACGTCTCCTGCTCGCCCTACCGGGTGCCGGTGGCGCGGCTGGCCGCTGCCCAGGCGGCGGTACAGGAGAAGCGCCGGGCGGCTCCGGTGGCGGAGGACCTCCCCGCCGCCGCGAACGATTCGGAAGCGGGGATCCCCGCCTCCGCCATCGCCACCGGCCCGGAGATAGCCGCCCTCGACATCGCGGTGCTGCCGGAGCTGCCCGCAGGCGACCTGCTCCGGGTCGCCGAGGCGGCCCGCGGCGCAGCCACCAACGCCTATCCCCCGCAGGCCCTCGACCGGGAGCTGCTGCGCGGCGACGAGGGCGGCGCCGACGAGGTCTGA